In the genome of Brachypodium distachyon strain Bd21 chromosome 3, Brachypodium_distachyon_v3.0, whole genome shotgun sequence, the window GGTTCGTATCCGCTTAACAACCCTATGAGTAGGAGTGGGCACTTTAGACCCAAACCTGAAAAcagaaccgaaccgaagttGAATAGACGCAATTCTCGGTCTATTCGGGTATCGCGTATTGGGTTCGATTCTTTATTTCGTTTTATTCAGGTTTTGGGTTCAGGTTTCGACACTGAAAACCCGAATAGACTATATAGACTGAAATTTCTGAAAAATAGTTAAAGTACATTAGCAATTGAGTCTAGTTCATTATTATGTATTGTTATATGCATTTTCAACTAATTGTGTATTTATTATATATTgttgctatattttttttccgtgTTTTGTTCATTATTTTGCTATGTTTCGTCTACTTTTCatgtaaaaaaattgagaaattAAATGATAAATTCGGGTTCGGTTCTTGTTTTTCTCTCCCGGAATTCAGTTCTCATTTTTAGGAACCTGAAATACCCGAACACCGAATAAACCAAACCGAAAAGACCGAATAGAGCAAATGCCCAGGCCTACATGTGAGCACATGATCACGTACATGGAAGAAACGGTCTAGGTAAGTTATTGGTAATTCTACCAAAAAGCGTGCAGCCCATGTGTAGCCCAATGAATACGATATCGAGATAAAATTACTCAAAGATGGGTTGTCCAAGCCCAAGCTTATTGTACtccctttgtttcataattcttgtcgtgggtttattttaaatttgaactaaaaccatgacaagaattatgtgaCAGAGGAAGTACCTATTAGCTTAGTgatctcaaaataaaaatcatccGCGTTGTGATATCAAACACGGAAGCCTTGTCCACTGAAACCAACTGCGTTTTGACAGCGATTCCGATCGATGTGCCCACATGTaagtgaattccatttttggCCCCCAAGTTCTAGTTTTTTACAGCTTTGACCCGTTTTGGTGGGACTTcctattgttttttttaccctATTTAGAAAAAGCTCTGCCACTAATGACCCCATTTAAGCTTTTAACCCGAATCAAAGACAATATCCAAGTGATAGGGCAGATAAGAGTTGATGCTCTACTGATCCATGGTTTGATATGAAATTTGATATCTTGCTCTGGTATTGCTTATGACAAAATTTCAATAACGCGAAAAAGTTTAACAAGAAAATTTAGAAGCTTGTGTGAGAGGTTTAGCAACTGGTCAGCTTATGTGCACCGTGATCTCAGGTTTGATGATTTTGAAGCCAAACTGTAACTCGAGCAGGGGAAGTGTCAAGCAGAAAACAATCAAGGAACGCAAGAAGTAGCAGCATCACAATATATTTTCCTGCAAGAGCATGCATGCCTGTTCAACTATCGTCTCTCGCTCAGGTCCAGCAGCAGGACGGACAAAATTGCACGAGAATGGAACAAGCCAGATCGATTTCTGTTAGCCTTATAACACCCGTCAAGAACACGAGAAAGGACGAATTTAGAATTTTAGACATCCAAACATTCAATCAACCAATATGATGGTACAAGGATTTGGGAGgtagagaaacaaaattgagGGACACCCTGACCGCACATCTGGCGTCAGCGTAGAGTCAAATTCAATACAATGGTCCATGGATCAGTAGTGTCTTTGATTTGGGTCAAGAGTTTAAATGAGATCATTAGTGGCAGACTTTTGCTAAATGGGGTAAACAACTGAAATCTCACTAAATGAGCTCAAAGCTGTAAAAAACCTGGAACTTGGGGGTTTTAAATAGCACGCTATTTCCTCGCTATAGCGTCGATGTAGCATATTTGAAGGCCCGGCGCTATTTTTAAGTAATTTTCTCGCTATGCCGCTATTCACGCTAATAGCGCGTTAAATGGCGCTAATCGCTATTTTGTATAGCGCGCTAAAGGTGCGACACAAGGAGCAGTCGCTTcataaaaaacaaagagaGTTTCCTACcttagaaaaaagaagaagctgctTCTTGAGCGCAATCGGCTGGTCCTCTTCTAATCCGAGTCATCGACATGCATTCTTCATCTCCTTTCGAATGAGTATTTTATACTATATTATTGCCCCATGGGCTTTGGATGTTATGCTTGATTCCTTAAACctatttaattttttaattatgcctcgtatctatatctatatttaTGCTATGGATTTGGTCTTGTAAATGATAGCATCTAGAGGAGGCCACCGCTAAATGTCGTAGCGCGTTATTTAAAATCTTGGTCAAAAATGTAATTCACTCTTAATAGCATCAACCATGGTTCCGTGTGAAACCACAGCGACAAAATGTGTAATTATGAAACTTACTCTTTCTTATGGAATAACTTTAGTAGGTGCACAGTAAATAactgttggaattttgggttaggcccaaggcccgatatgaaattaattcctggaaaatctcaaaagcccattcatgtagtgggatgaggaagtggaaatagtcccaccttactagtttagggggagttggaccaatatataagatacgttggttctcacctcttgagcaaatgagcaagggaaatccccacgcgcgctcctcctccgcccgcctcgcctcgcctcgtcacgacgcgcacaccgcgtttcgtggatcgagttcgagttcgagctactccatcccgtcgactgcgtgcacagctcgcgggagagcaggcctccggaaccccgaccttcgagatcctgcccgggagacggtcgataaggtttttggggagcgttctcacgtGATTCGCcaggagagcaggcctccggaaccccgaccttcgagatcctgcccgggagacggtcgataaggtttttggggagcgttctcacgcgactgctcgctaattcacgtctctgtttcgtcggcatcttcatcaccaatggccgacgacctcggagatcccgcggctcgggctgccgctctagctcagcagcagcaggctgcccaactccaagcccaggcaactgctgctgcacaggcacTGGCCGGTGCTCAGGAGGTAGTtaaggctgctgctgctgccggcgtgaacatcgacaccactggactcgtcaccgacctcaacaaacaaacacaagaaaagagtacagcgccgtacgtaatctgctctttcttgttgattttgattagtagttctattattcatgccgtgaaattacatgagttttattgctgtgcgctgctatttaatttgtctagtttgcatgatataatatgctaacatgttttacacactgtttttctggattaaatattcattgaaattacctaattactcagcaatccaaaaaccttactCGTGTAGGCAATTTCGATGTCTCAATTTGCTGTCGCATTGAAACCACCTGTGTTTACTGAACTGCACTTTAAGAAGTGGCAGTATAAATGTCATATGTGGCTCGTGGCTATGGGCGCATGGTGGGCGGTACAACACGGGAAGACTCAAACAATTGCTTCTCAGCAGTTGTATGTTGaggcttgtgttgtagtcGTCGGTGCGATCTGTAGTGTGCTGGGAGATAAGCACGTTGATGCTTATCTGCACTATCAGGAtgccaaagagttgtgggATGCGCTCGATGCTAAGTTTGGCGCATCTGACGCTGGCAGTGAGCTGTACGTCATGGAGCAGTTCTTTGactataagatggttgcaaaccgatctgcagtggaacaagctcatgagttactgactatggctaaggaacttgaacaattcaagtgtccactacccgacaagtttgtcaccgggggcatcatcgccaagcttcctccctcgtggaggaactttgctacttcactaaaacacaagagacaagaaatctctgtggagaacctgattgggactcttgatgttgaggagaagccgagagcaaaagatgctggCCCCAAAGGCAACACACAAGAGGGTACGTCAACTGCCAACATAgttcagaggaacaaccacaacaagagTAACAACAAGGGAAAGGCAAAGGTATTCAACAATGCTGGTCCAAAGAACACTACcactttcaagaagaagaaaaaaggaggcaacaaggacaaggatcCTTGCTTTGTGTGCGGAGGACTTGGCCATTGGGCAAGTAACTGCAAGGAGCGCAAAGGAGGACAGATTCGGCAAAAGTTTGctaatttgaccattggcaacaAAGAAGATGCAGGCAGGTatggtaatttatttactgtattttctgtatgtcagtccaccgattggtgggtcgatacaggtgcaactattcatgtgtgtgctgatatttccttgttttcttcatatcaggccATCAGCTCCTCACTGATGATGGGGAACGGTGCCCATGCTTCAGTTCATGGTGTTGGCATggtggatctgaagtttactttgGGAAAGATCGTGCAACTGAGGAACGTGCAGCATGTGCCCTCCATTCAGAAGAATCTTGTTAGCGGATCCCTCCTTTGCAAGGACggatttaagttagtgtttgagtccaataaagttattgtgtctaagtatggacaatttattggtaaaggttatgagtgcggaggTTTGTTCCGCTTATCCTATTcggatttttgtaataaggtcgtgaacagcgtcaattctattaataatgagtctaatgtttggcattcacgactttgtcacattaattttggttgcatgacgcgAATAGCAAATCTGAGTTTAATCCGTAAAATCACTGTGGCTAAAGGTTCAAAGTGCCAAGCTTGTGTGCAAGCGAAGCAGCCTCGCAAGGCTCACAAGGCTGCTGAGGAGAGGAACCTAGCACCTTAgagctcatacattctgatctttgtgagatgaacggTGTATTAACCAAAAGTGGAAAACGCTACTTTATGACTTTCATTGATGATGCGACTAGATTCtgttatgtgtatttattaaaatcaatggatgaagcattgcattattttaagatctataaagctgaagtcgagaatcaacttgagaagaaaattaaacgtttgcggtctgaccgcggtggagaatatttttctccagtgagtttaattcattttgtgaggaacatggcatagtCCATGAGAGAACGCCTCCCTATTCGCCCCAGTCAAACGGGGTTGctgagaggaaaaaccgcacgctgactgacttggtcAATGCCATGTTAGACATTGCTGGTTTAtccaaggcatggtgggggaGGCGCTATTGacttcatgtcatgtcctAAATCGTGTTCCCACAAAATATAAAGAAGTCACCCCATACGAGCTATGGGAAAAGAAATGActcacactttcttacttacgGACTTGGGGTTGTTTTGCGAAAGTCAATGTGACAATCACCAAGAAACGTAAGCTTGGACCAAAAACCGTTGATTGTGTCTTTCTTGGCTACGCACTTCGGAGTGTtggctatagattcttggttGTTAATTCTGGAGTACCTGACATGAGCGTCGGTACAATTATGGAGTTCAGGGATGCTACATTCTTTGAGGACATATTTCCCATGAGAAATATGCATAGCACATCTAGAGAGGATCATTATGTACCTGTTGAACCCGtcagttcagaggaacatcagGATCATGGTGTAGCTTCTGAACCCGCCATCCCAGTGGAAAATTTTGAACAAACACGTGATGAGATTCCTGAGGAGCATGACAATGAAGCCCCTATTAGGGGTAAGCGACAAAGCATTGCTAAATCCTTtagtgatgatttcattgtgtaccttgtggatgACATCCCTAAAACCATTAATGAGGCctttgcatctccggatgcgGACTATTGGAAGGAAGCCATTCGTACTGAGATGGATTCTATCATGGCTAATGGTACTTGGAAGGTCGTTGACCGTCCGTACGGGTGCAAACCTgtaggatgcaagtggatattcaagaaaaagcttaGGCCTGATGGTACAattgagaagtacaaggcGCGGCTTGTGGCCAAGGATTTTACCCAGAAAGAATgtgaagatttctttgatacttaCTCACCTGTAGCTCGATTGACCACAATCAGAGTATTACTATCACTGGCTGCCTCATATGGTCTGATCGTCCATCAAATGAACGTtaagacagctttccttaacggagagttggacgagaaaatttacatgaaccagccagatggatttgtaataaaggatcatgaaggcaaagtgtgtaagttattaaagtctctatatggcctgaaacaagctcctaagcaatggcatgagaagtttgacaaaactttaacatctgccggctttgttgtaaacgaagctgacaaatgtgtatactatcgccatggtgggggtgagggagttatactttgtttgtatgtcgatgacatactaatatttgggactaacctcaaagtgattgaagaggttaagactttcttgtcgaagtgctttgatatgaaagactttggtgtagctgatgttattctgaacatcaagctcgtgagaggcgacaatggtgaaatcactttgttgcaatctcactatgtggagaagatcttgagtcGTTTTGGCTATGCTGATTGtaaaccttctccaactccttatgatccaatcgttctgcttcgaaagaatcacagaattagaagagaccaactgagatattctcagattattggttcactcatgtatttgcctagcgcaactagacctgacatctcttttgctgtgagcaagctgagtcggttcaataagaatccgagagatgatcattggagtgcactcgagagggtcatgcgctatctaaagggcacaatgagctatggtatacactatactgggtacccaaggtacttgagggttatagtgattcaaactggatatctgATGTTGACGAGTTAAAGGccacgagtggatatgtgttcacactcgGAGGGGGCGTTGTTTCATgaagtcttgcaagcaaacgatcttaaccagatcaacaatggaagcagaactttcAGCATTAGATACATCCGCGGTTGAAGCCGACTGGCTTCGtgagctcttgatggacttgccaattgttgaaaaaccaataccggcgattcttatgaactgtgacaatcaaactacgatagtcaaagtgaacagttctaaagataacatgaagtcatcaagacacgtcaggagacgtctgaaatctgtcagagcaatgagaaattccggaataatagcattgggatatatcctaacggctaaaaatctggcagatccctttacaaAGGGTCTATCAAGGAATGTGATAGAATCTGCATCAAAAGAGATGGGGTTGCGACCCACGTGAGTTACCATGGCGTTaaaccaacctatgtgatcagagatcccgtgaattaggacctgggaaacaagtcattggataactgaggagagtgtacattctttatcccactccgttgacgatgcattactctcgtgtactgtatggtaggttgtttaacttaatgtgttctatcgcgttgcattaatttgcaagtgagatactgtcctacagagtagtctctaaataacacacctatatgagcccgactgttggtcgcagtctatgagatttgggtggtctCTAGTAAGATCATGAAAAGGCCTGGAGAATGACTTATATGCTCCACGCCACGGGTAGCATTCGGCAGCCAGTaccagacaacaatttagtgaaACTTTAacacagaaaactgacaattcaaagtttgtccattgttcagttgtgcgtgagtgaagctatttgtttaggtggatgtTCAACCTTAATCGGTCTTCACTGAAAAGCTGCtatatcaaaaacagagttttggATCAACGGTAAtttatgtgcttatgagatattgtgAGGGATTGTTgcaattttgggttaggcccaaggcccaatctgaaattaattcctggaaaatctcaaaagcccattcatgtagtgggatgagAAAGTGGGAATAGtaccaccttgctagtttagggggagttggaccaatatataaggtatgttggttctcacctcttgagcaagtgagtaagggaaatccccacgcgcacGACGCGACgcgacgcgcgcgccgcgtttcaTGAATCGAGTTTGAGCCGTGCCgggtcgtgcttatctttttggcagtcagaatccgttgcggacgcgtaacaatttccgataattgcggagtcggttttggtttcctaaaccgaaccgaagtccacctgcgtgcctatataataagacgaccgcggcctccgggaaaaaaaaacaccacaaCCCTAGCTGACACGCCTACGATCCAATCTCGTAGTTCGCCGCCgactgctactccatcccgtcgactgcgtgcacagatcgccgggagagcaggcctccggaaccccgaccttcgagatcctgcccgggagacggtcgataaggtttttggggagcgttctcacgcaactgctcgcttcttcacgtccctatttcgtcggcatcttcatcaccgaTGGCCGAtgacctcggagatcccgcggctcaggctgccgctctagctcatgaaattagatgagttttattgttgtgcgttgctatttaatttgtctagtttgcatgatataatatgctacatgttttacacacttttttttctagattaaatattcatcgaaattacccaATTACTCAGCACTAACTATACAAAACTTGTGTCCATTGAAAAATAATACGGTAAGCATTTGTGCGGGTTATCTTGCTCATGAAATGTAAAAACATCTTCGATTTGGATTTGGGTTTGTCAGCTTACTGTAAAAACTTCTCCACCGGCATTGCAGTTGCTCACAGCCTCTAGCCATTCGAGATAGTACTTCTGTACACATTTTAGACCGGTAATCCCAATGCCAACAACTTTCGCCACTTGCTACTCCTTCCATTTCAAAttttaagtgactttttattacatgtatggaGATaattttttagacatagataggTTCATAAATTTGGACGAGCGAGTACACGTCAGCCTTCCGAGCCACGAGATACCAACCAAGTACGGTGACGCATGGAAACCTTGGACGACTACAGGCACGTAAGCAGCGGAAGACTGCTTGGCAATGGCATGGTGACAATTAAATACTCTCATCTAAATTCCAAAGCTCGTCCGCGAGTTCGGGAATTCGAGACTCTCATTTCCGACGGACGAAAGTTCACCGCGTTATACtagcggcggcgtcggcacaTGACATGAGTCCTTTATTATATTCGGCACCGATTAACCGATACGATGAGCATGGAAACCTTGGACGACTACACGAGATACGGACAAAGCAGAATGGCGCATGGATGGAAAACCTCGACGCGCGTCCTGACGTGCATCACGCCATGACACGTCGGTTACTTGTTCCCCAGCGCTGACTTCCACgcggcggcgacctcctccAGCGCCCGGCGCGACGAGCCCTCCGGCGTCcacgcgagcgccgccgcttGCTGAAGGTCCCCCGCCTGGCGCCGCACGTAACGCCCCTTGTCCCCTTCCATGAGCTCCTTCAGCACGGCCGCGATCTCGTCGCGCGCCACCACGCCGCCATCGGCATCGATCTGATGATCCTCTCGCACGCGCGGCCGCAGCGCCACGCCGACGCTCTGCTCCAGGATCACGGCGTTCATCCtctgctccgccgcgcgcggcggcagTGCCACCATCGGCACCCCGGAGGACACGCTCTCCAGCGAAGAGTTCCAGCCGCAGTGGGACACGAAGACCGCCGTGGCCGGATGCGACAGCACGCGCACCTgcggcgcccacgccgccacgGCCAGACCTCTGCCCTTCGTCCTCTCCAGAAACCCCTCCGGAAGCCACGCCAATGGGTCGTCGCTCCTCTCACGGCCGCTCTTCTCGTTGCCGTCAAGGGTTGGCATGCGCACGACCCAGAGGAACCTGTGGCCGCTGGCTTCCAGCCCCGCGGCGAGCTCCGCCGTCTGCTCCACGGACAGCGAGCCGCCGCTCCCGAAGGAGACGTACACCACCGACCCCGTCGGCTGCAGATCCAGCCAGTATATTATGCAGGCGGACGACGCCGCGTCGTCGTTGGACCTCGAACGCACAAACGGCCCCACGGCGAACACCGGCGGGAACGCGCCTCGCTCTGCCGCCTGCCTCAACTCCTCCCCGGTCGCCGGCTCCATCTCATAGAAGGAGTTCACCAGGAAGCCATCGGCGGAGAGGTAACGCCGGCCCTCCTCGAGGAGCCGCGCGTAGACCGGCTCCTTGCTGCTCTGGAACGAGACCGGAAGGTCGGCGCGGCGCAGCGCCACGCCCCCGGGAAGCTCGAGATTCTCGGGCATGTCGTGGTACTCTGCGCCAGGGGCAACGTCAACGCCGTGGTGGAGGTCCACGAGGCGGCGCATGAGGGCCAACGCGGCGAGGTTGCTGGGCACGAAGAGGAACCCCGGGACGCCAagctcggcggcgaggggcaGCGCCTCGGAGCAGAAGAAGTCCGGCACCAACGCCGCGATTGGGCCGTCGATGGAGCGGAGGAGGGCGCGGAGGTTGGGGACGGAGCGGCGGACGAGCTCGAAGAGCAAGATCTCGATGGGCGTGTCGTGCGGGAGGTCGTCTATTTGGACGGGCGGGAGGGCGATTGTGGGCCTTGTGGCGAGGGAGTCCGGGAGGCAGGACATGGCTTCTTCCGGGGAGGAGAGGTCGGTGGTGAAGGTGACGAGGGTGGGCGCGAAGCCGTGCTGCTCGGCGAGACGCCGCGCCAGCTCGGCCATCGGGATgaggtggccggcgccggggctTGCGACCAAGACGACGTGCGgccgaggccgcggcggcgacgcacGCGCTGGCGCGGCGCCTGTGCTGGTCAACGACTCCATAGGACGGGTTCTGGAGAGCGGCTGGCAGAGTGGCCGCTGGTTATACTGGTCGCCAAACTGGCACTGGGTTCAAAGTCCAAGACGATGAGCTTGCAATTAATAGGCAAAAAAAGGATacgcacgttttttttttttgagagagagaggataagaaaaaaatggatacGCACGTAGGTtgtgtgcttttttttctttttcgaggGAGTCGCACGTAGGTTGTGTGGGTATGTATGGAAAATGTTTGGATGGGCCACTGCGCAATATTCCACCATGGAAAGTGTTTGGGTATTTGGTTGGCCCATAATCTTGTAGTATGCAATTTGACCTTATTACTGGGCCTATTGATGGGACATTTGGACCAGAAGGGAAGTGTTCAAAATGGCACAggtccctaaaaaaaaggttttgcTATAGAGGAGTcgactgatttttagttagaaataagTTGACGTCCAAATTTAATCCAACTCCCTTGAAGTTGAGAAAATAAGTATTATCTCcatcttaatccaacggttctAATGCGTCGACTCAGATTTAAGGCACTTTTCTAAAAAATCAATCGATTGAGAAATAGTAACACCCAAAAAAAACTTTCCTGTTTCTCTCTcatctttttatttctaccGTCccccctctgtctctctctccctcactACAGCACACTTGCGGCGGCACGCGTCCGGTGGCTGGTGGCAATGAGACCATCTTTTGGCACCACTGAACCCTGGCATGTCTAGCTCAAGTGTTGGAAGGTGTCGGCAGCCCTTGAGCGCGCCAGACGGGGCTAGGCAGCGGCCGGTGAGGGCGTGCCGGACTGTTCTAGCTTGTCCAGATCAAACTTGTCCCACCCCATGCAACTCCAACTCtgcttttcttgttttttgatTGTGTAATTAAGCTATGTTGTTACAAAATAAACTGCCACAACAAAGGATTTTTACAAAAAAACATGCGAAAAGTGGAAAACCTTATACTGGCAGTACTACTTAGCCTCTGTCTGTTCAGTCCACGGTTCATGCACACAAGTTCGAGTTCGTTAATCCATGTTTATTTTGATGccgagttttttcttttggtatcGTGGCTTGGCTCCACTCAAACCGGATAAACACGGTTAAGGTGGTTTTATGTGCATGACAAATTTCATGAAGTTGTGCTCTTTTTATTAAGAAACTAAAATTTTGTAGTTTCTTGTTACAAGATTCGTTAAAAGCACATgtttttatgtgtgtgtagTTTAATCTAATGGTTGATATAAAAtacattgttgttgttgagcgttttatttttgtgtgcGCAATTTACTCTAATGGTTGATATAAAAtacattgttgttgttgagcgATTGGACTCTAGAACTAGGTTGCAGAAGAAATACACTTGacatctctctttttttttgagaaacaggACTACACTCTAGGTGACCTAGTTAACCAAACCTTGTACTCAGGTCGTGACGCTATTAATCAAGTGAAAGGTGCCAGCCCCATTTCATGAACTTCTTGATTTTGCATTTGCACAGCACCTTCATCAGGACTAGCTACATCCATGAAAACTTTATGTATGGGCGTTTCATCGTACAAGAATGCGCGTGTTTTTTTAAGATCGGCATTTTGACACAGTTTAGATGGGAATATTACTTGGCCATCTTTGGAGGTGCAACTTCCCTTCATGATTCTTTGATGACTTGTCCCGCACTTCAGCCTCAAGAATCCTCCTCAATGGAGTGCTTGGTCGGTTGGCATGGTCGAGGCCTTCGCCAACGAGATCTATTCTCACATCTTTCGTTTGTCCTTGATGTGGACCCTTTGCAATAGATTTTGGACACGGTCATCACCTAGCATGGCCATATTCACCGACTAAGCGGTCGCGAGGCATGCGTCCACACCTCTCTCTGTGCGTGTAACGTAGCTATCTTTGTGGCAGCTATAAAGGAAGATATTGCCCGCTTGGCATCAATAATGTGATAACTGCGCGATCCTCTCTCACACTTATGTGTCACTATATCGGTTACTACGTGGTAACCATTTAGTACTAAGACGATAACCGCGCTCACTAATTATATGGCAATCAACATAGTATAACTTGGAAAGTAGGGGTAACGGAACATAATCTGTAAAGCATACCCAACACACATGTGAGATTTAGTTTTGCAGAGCTCGCTCATCAAGGCAAACTCAATAGTAAATTTGGATCTCAAATTGAGTTACGGTTTGAGAGTAAAACATTTTGCAAATCTTAAAACTGAGAAAATATATGCTTACACGTATATTCTACACTGGATGCATCTATGTCATTTGTACTGAACCAGTTTACATACACCCACGTAAATGCTTGAGGCATCGCTTTAATGAACAGTAA includes:
- the LOC100831958 gene encoding hydroquinone glucosyltransferase, encoding MESLTSTGAAPARASPPRPRPHVVLVASPGAGHLIPMAELARRLAEQHGFAPTLVTFTTDLSSPEEAMSCLPDSLATRPTIALPPVQIDDLPHDTPIEILLFELVRRSVPNLRALLRSIDGPIAALVPDFFCSEALPLAAELGVPGFLFVPSNLAALALMRRLVDLHHGVDVAPGAEYHDMPENLELPGGVALRRADLPVSFQSSKEPVYARLLEEGRRYLSADGFLVNSFYEMEPATGEELRQAAERGAFPPVFAVGPFVRSRSNDDAASSACIIYWLDLQPTGSVVYVSFGSGGSLSVEQTAELAAGLEASGHRFLWVVRMPTLDGNEKSGRERSDDPLAWLPEGFLERTKGRGLAVAAWAPQVRVLSHPATAVFVSHCGWNSSLESVSSGVPMVALPPRAAEQRMNAVILEQSVGVALRPRVREDHQIDADGGVVARDEIAAVLKELMEGDKGRYVRRQAGDLQQAAALAWTPEGSSRRALEEVAAAWKSALGNK